The following coding sequences are from one Atribacteraceae bacterium window:
- a CDS encoding heme ABC transporter ATP-binding protein: IPADRKGMGLALGMNVSENAILKGYWKKPISRGCSIDWPVVRRFARELVRRYSVVAPSVSTPVRNLSGGNLQKLMLGRELSGTPRAVIAVHPTWGLDVSATKFIRERLLGERKRGVAILLVSEDLEELFSLSDRLMVISKGEIMGTIDDPGSVSPEELGLMMAGTPLDCLRKVSV, from the coding sequence ATCCCCGCCGACCGCAAGGGAATGGGTCTGGCGCTGGGGATGAATGTGAGTGAAAATGCCATTTTGAAGGGGTATTGGAAAAAGCCCATTTCCCGGGGCTGCTCCATCGATTGGCCGGTCGTACGCCGCTTTGCCCGGGAACTGGTTAGACGTTATAGCGTCGTCGCCCCGTCGGTTTCCACACCGGTCCGCAACCTGTCCGGAGGAAATTTACAAAAACTGATGCTGGGACGGGAACTCAGCGGGACGCCGCGAGCGGTGATCGCCGTTCATCCTACCTGGGGACTCGACGTCTCGGCGACCAAGTTTATCCGGGAGAGGCTTCTCGGCGAACGGAAGCGGGGAGTGGCGATTCTACTGGTCTCCGAAGATCTGGAGGAATTGTTTTCTCTTAGCGACCGTCTGATGGTTATAAGCAAGGGAGAAATCATGGGTACGATCGACGACCCGGGATCGGTGAGCCCGGAAGAGCTGGGGTTGATGATGGCCGGAACGCCTCTTGACTGCCTGCGGAAAGTTTCCGTATGA
- a CDS encoding ABC transporter permease, which yields MSRMLRVEKRLTQTVWQDVFVTLLSLVLALLFGAVFLRALGVSPWEAYSEMFRASMGDFFGVTETIGKATPIMIAGVGVLLAFKMSVWNIGAAGQAFIGALAATTAVRYFFVDNRFVMFWIMLALVVVTAGSWSAIAGYLKARWNVNEIITTLMLNYIALQILYYFVYGPWRDPASLGFPMTAPFPLAARLPFLGETRIHIGLILAVILAIVFWYVFRSTRWGYEIRVMGQSPRTARFAGMNYGKNVVLVMFLSGAIAGIAGMGEIAGLAGRLQPGFTADYGYTAIIVAWLARLNPLAIPLVSFLIGALQVGGETLQIVMRLPLASTLVLQGLVLFFVLGGEFFRFYRIRLVREVSD from the coding sequence ATGAGCCGGATGCTGCGGGTCGAAAAACGGCTTACTCAAACGGTCTGGCAGGACGTCTTCGTCACCCTGTTATCCCTGGTTTTAGCCCTGCTTTTCGGTGCGGTTTTTCTCCGGGCACTGGGAGTTTCTCCCTGGGAGGCTTACAGCGAGATGTTCCGGGCGTCCATGGGTGATTTTTTTGGAGTCACCGAGACCATCGGCAAGGCGACTCCGATAATGATCGCCGGTGTGGGGGTTTTACTCGCATTCAAGATGTCCGTCTGGAACATCGGGGCGGCCGGGCAGGCTTTCATCGGAGCTCTGGCCGCCACCACTGCGGTCCGTTATTTCTTCGTGGATAACCGTTTCGTCATGTTCTGGATAATGCTGGCCCTGGTTGTCGTCACCGCCGGTAGCTGGTCCGCGATCGCCGGCTACCTGAAAGCCCGCTGGAATGTCAACGAGATCATTACTACCCTGATGCTCAACTATATTGCCCTACAGATTCTTTATTATTTTGTGTACGGGCCGTGGCGGGATCCGGCCAGCCTCGGCTTTCCGATGACCGCCCCCTTCCCTCTCGCCGCCCGCTTGCCCTTCCTGGGGGAAACCCGCATTCACATCGGCCTGATTCTGGCGGTCATTCTGGCCATTGTCTTCTGGTATGTTTTCCGCTCGACCCGTTGGGGGTACGAGATTCGGGTGATGGGTCAAAGTCCCCGTACCGCGCGTTTCGCGGGAATGAATTATGGGAAGAACGTGGTGCTGGTTATGTTTTTGTCCGGGGCGATCGCCGGGATCGCGGGGATGGGGGAAATCGCTGGCTTGGCCGGACGGCTGCAGCCCGGCTTTACCGCCGATTACGGCTATACGGCCATCATCGTAGCCTGGTTGGCCCGCCTCAATCCCCTGGCGATTCCTTTGGTGTCTTTTCTGATCGGGGCACTGCAGGTGGGCGGGGAAACGCTCCAGATCGTCATGCGCCTACCCCTGGCGAGCACTCTGGTCTTGCAGGGTTTGGTCCTCTTTTTTGTACTGGGTGGGGAATTCTTTCGCTTTTACC